The Leptospira stimsonii genome includes the window AATGTCGATGATCATATCGGAAAGATAAATCGTAAAAACGGGATCCTGAAATTCTTTTTTAACCAGAAGCGGCCGGTGATGCATCTCGGCGGAAACGCGAATCGTATCCGAAAAATTCCACTTTTCGCAAATCATTCCGCCTAAGGTTGTATGCGAAATTCCTAATGCGGCTTCTTCCAAAGTCAACGGGGAAGGAAAAGATCTGTTCCCTAATAGTTCCGTAATTTTCGATGAGATCTCCGGCTCGAGCGAAAGAAGAATCACCCGTCCAACGTCGTGAAGGAGCGCGGCACAAACCAAAACGGTAATGGTTTGTTTTTTCCATTCCATTCTTTCCCCGAGTCTTCTACAGATAAAGGCTGAGAGGCTGGAGCGTTCCCAAATCGCTTCGAATTCTTTATAACGTTCTTCCAGGATTTTTTTTGTTCCTAAACTCAGAAGAATGTTGTTCAACTCGGACAAACCGATCACCTTGATCGAGTCTTCCAAATTTTCAACCCGCGCTCTTTGACTGAAGGACGCAGAGTTTGCGAGTTTCAAAATGTTCGTGGAAAGAGAAACGTCTCTCGCTACGAGTTCTGTAATACTCTGAATCGAAGAATCCGGTTTGTTAATCAGACTCATGATCTGATTGATATTATCCGGAAACGTGGGAAGTGTATCGACTTCGGAAAGAATTTCCCCCGTTTTCTGAAGGTTTATATTTCTTTTTTTAAAACCGAAAGGAATCTTGATATAAGCAGAAGTAACGCCTTCTTCCGATTTGATTCGATAAGAATCCCCTTCGATCCCTTCGTTTTTCAACATCAGCAAGGACATCGCGAGACCAAGCCCGGCGCCTTCGGATTCGTCTCCGTGATTTTCAAAAACTTCGGAAAGATCGTTGTATGTATGCGCTTTAGAAATTCTTTCCTGAACTCTTTGATCCTCTTCGGGAAGAATACTTACGTTGTTGGCGACTTTTAATAAAAAACTATTCTGATTAAATCCGAACGTAATCAAAACGTGTAAACCCTTCTCTTCCAAAAGATCGGTATAAAGATCTTTTTTAGAAATGAGTTCCGATTTGAATTTTTCCATTCCGATCGAGTATTGTTTCGGATCGTTGATATCCAGACCGGCTTCCTGAAAGATCACCCTCTTCTGATTCGCTTTTACGGCGTTCATGATCGTTTCCCTTAAAATGGAAAAGATACATTCCCGGAGAGAAGTAATGTCCAGATATTGAAGATAACGATCCAGAAGAAAACTGATGATCTTATCTATGTTTCGGTTGAGAT containing:
- a CDS encoding HDOD domain-containing protein, giving the protein MKIQWYHYEKEGYYLSVKNLNVPIESLNPLYLRITHLNRNIDKIISFLLDRYLQYLDITSLRECIFSILRETIMNAVKANQKRVIFQEAGLDINDPKQYSIGMEKFKSELISKKDLYTDLLEEKGLHVLITFGFNQNSFLLKVANNVSILPEEDQRVQERISKAHTYNDLSEVFENHGDESEGAGLGLAMSLLMLKNEGIEGDSYRIKSEEGVTSAYIKIPFGFKKRNINLQKTGEILSEVDTLPTFPDNINQIMSLINKPDSSIQSITELVARDVSLSTNILKLANSASFSQRARVENLEDSIKVIGLSELNNILLSLGTKKILEERYKEFEAIWERSSLSAFICRRLGERMEWKKQTITVLVCAALLHDVGRVILLSLEPEISSKITELLGNRSFPSPLTLEEAALGISHTTLGGMICEKWNFSDTIRVSAEMHHRPLLVKKEFQDPVFTIYLSDMIIDISQGLADYSLIQTSVLQHFGFKKEEEFSEFTKRILQEYKDFNKKS